The segment AAGAAGATATAATCATATAAGCAATGCTTTAGATGAAAGAGTGACATTGTGaaactcattctcaccgttgtgtCTTGCCAAGTGAATGAATTTTCAGACAAGGTTTTGTTGAGAAGATATACACAGAATCTCGTTACTCTCTCCAGTTGTTTTCCTTCTTCTCCGGAAGGTTCATGaagtttcttcttcatcacttcaGCCGAGATGGAGAGAACAGTCACGCATATTTTCCCATCAACAACTCGTTTCTGCACACAGTCCTGGTGCCATTTCTCTGGCTTATACCCCCAACAGCTGTAGTCTCCTTCACCCAGTTGTTCTTGTTTGGTTTCATCGTCGGTCTCTGAATCTTCTTGGACGTATAAGACAGGTTTTACTTCAACAAGTGCCCTGCAGAACAAAAGTTCAAAGTTCAAAAATTCACAGACCAGTAATATTAGATTCTCTTCCGTTGTTTAATACCTTTTGGGAAGATCAGGGACAAGGATGTAAAGGAAGATAGGATCAAGCACATTCGACTCCCTCCTCCGAGAAGACTTTGCCAAATCCAAGAATGAAACAAACGTCTCATGAAGTTGGTTCCTCTCTGATTCCTCCGTGCGTGCTGAACAGAACACCACAAAGAGAACAGCTGATGAAGAGATTGAGCATCTAAAAGCCTCTGCTATTGCCTCACTGTTCGTCAATGCTTGATTCAGCTCAGCTATCGCGCCTTCGTTTCGAAGATTCATGGTGGGAGGGTCAAGCCCTAGCTGACCAGCCATGTGAAGAACACCCTTGTGTAAAGTAGCCTGAAGAAAAGTATTacagttaaaacttaaaatgaaTTTGctgataataaaatttaaactttattttttttcaccTGACTATAAGGTCCGATGCAGCTAGGTGCCCAGGAAGAGATACTTTGCACGTGGAGAACCCTTTTGCTTTGATCATTTGCGACTAAAACCTCGACGTAAGATTTACCAAGACCAGCTTGTACCAAAGGCAGCTCTATCGTACTACGTGAAGGAACACCAAAAGGGCACTTCTCATGTGTGATAAACTTCACATATGTCTCATTGGCCACAGCAAATTCACTCATATCAGAGATGTAAAGATGAATGTACAAGACATTCTGCCATTTGAACCCTTGTTTCAGAAGCTGCGACTCGATTTCTGTAAGAACAGTCTCAAGATCTTCTTTCAGACCTGTTCAAAGAGTATAAAAGCAAATATCAAGTACATGTGTGAAAACATCTTGAAGATTTAGTCTGTTTTTGGTGTTACCTGTTGATGATTCACTAGAACCTTCTAGCCAGCAGCAAATGGAGAATGTGTTTTCTTTCTCGGTCTTTGATAAGTGAACTCTGTTTCTTGTATGTTCAACGGTTCCATTATCTGGTTGGCGAGTAGATTCTGGTGTGTTAGGACCATCTCCTTGTACCTCAAACACCAAACCTGGCTCCTTCTTCTCCTCAAGAGAATCAGAGTCTGGATTCCCCTTCTTTTCGAGATGGAAGATCGTTGGATGAAGAACTCCAACAGGTGCAATAGAATCTGGAGAGTGTAGCACAACTTGAAATTCATCAAGCACGATTCTCGCATTCTAAACAGAACATAAATTGTCAAGCTACAAATAAACGTGATGAAACAATGAACACAACATTGTTAAGAAGACATACAGTGAAAAGCGGGCAATCGAGAGTCAGAGTCTCATATTCTCCTCCTTCACCACAAACATTACTTCCATATAACCTAAGTAAAGAGACATTCAGAAGCCACTCAACCAATATAACACAACTAGATTATAAACACTCTTAGTGAAGTGTTATAAGAGAACTGTTGCATACTCTTTCAACTTCAAAAGATATGGCTCCATGAAGGCCAAGTCTTTCCCTAAATGCTTCGAAGGATCCAACCCTATTGCAGCCACCTGTTAACATAATTATAAGAAGATTTTGATGTTAACAGAAGCAGAAGATTATAACAGCCACGCTTATTACCTTGACTAGAATAGCTTTTATCCCATTTGCTATCTGCAAGTAAACGAGAAAACGAATTGAAGAAGACAAATTCATAAGAGAAAAGATTTGAGATTGAAAGGTAGGCTTTTGCAACTTGGGTTTACCATTTCCTGAAGAAGCAAAGTCTGATCTTGTTTCCACAAAAACGCCAAAGAAACAAGACCTAACCGTGAACAAATACTTTCCACACGCAGACGTTGGTAGTCTGACGCAATGGCACCAGAAGATACTGCAGTGATGGAAGGTATCTGTCTCTTCACTTCACTTAGCAACACAAACAGATCTTCCACTTCATCGTCTGGTGTCATTTGGTAGCTAAGTTTCTGATGCCTGCCAACATAA is part of the Raphanus sativus cultivar WK10039 chromosome 5, ASM80110v3, whole genome shotgun sequence genome and harbors:
- the LOC108805154 gene encoding diphthine--ammonia ligase, which produces MKVVALVSGGKDSCYVMMKCIQYGHEIVALANLLPVDDSVDELDSYMYQTVGHQIIVSYAECMNVPLFRRRIRGSSRHQKLSYQMTPDDEVEDLFVLLSEVKRQIPSITAVSSGAIASDYQRLRVESICSRLGLVSLAFLWKQDQTLLLQEMIANGIKAILVKVAAIGLDPSKHLGKDLAFMEPYLLKLKELYGSNVCGEGGEYETLTLDCPLFTNARIVLDEFQVVLHSPDSIAPVGVLHPTIFHLEKKGNPDSDSLEEKKEPGLVFEVQGDGPNTPESTRQPDNGTVEHTRNRVHLSKTEKENTFSICCWLEGSSESSTGLKEDLETVLTEIESQLLKQGFKWQNVLYIHLYISDMSEFAVANETYVKFITHEKCPFGVPSRSTIELPLVQAGLGKSYVEVLVANDQSKRVLHVQSISSWAPSCIGPYSQATLHKGVLHMAGQLGLDPPTMNLRNEGAIAELNQALTNSEAIAEAFRCSISSSAVLFVVFCSARTEESERNQLHETFVSFLDLAKSSRRRESNVLDPIFLYILVPDLPKRALVEVKPVLYVQEDSETDDETKQEQLGEGDYSCWGYKPEKWHQDCVQKRVVDGKICVTVLSISAEVMKKKLHEPSGEEGKQLERVTRFCVYLLNKTLSENSFTWQDTTSLRIHFSTSLGVSVKVLSDIFETAFKELNEMSHEGRVGDSKEPTFNLVPVLGAGNSSASLDNIITCELFSLRS